The nucleotide window AAAGGAATGAATGATGGTATTTTATAGATCAGACAcccaaagcaataaaaattgtAGGATTTATTCCAGAATCATGATTCCTCTTGAGTTACAATGGAGCCACCCATTTGTTTCCAAAACAGGGATGTGATGTTCTCTGCCAGTGAAAGCAAGAAGTGaggctgctgtggtgctgggctgcCCCCCCAGCTCAGGTGcccctggcaggagcagggttAGGACTCTCTGTGCTCAAACCAAGTAGCAGGACACACGAGATGGAGGAACTGAGCCAAAGGAACAGCTttgcttcctcctgctttggACTCCTCCGTGTTTTCTCTCAGCACTGGTTGATGGGTTTCAGGCTGAGGGAACATTTGGAAAGGAGCGGGAGAAGATGGTGACACACGGGGCTCTGGCTGACAAGTGGCTATGGACTACACACAAAAATGCTCTAATGCTGACTGCACCAAATGTTTCTTCTCCACCTAACACAGTTGTTTGGGATTTGGTTAGAAACAAAACTACATCTTGTAGCTTTTAATAGAGCTCTTGGCCAACAGTTCAAATGGGGGCGGGGAGGAGATGGAAGCAGGAGAGAGGCTGAATTTATGGGAGAGGGATGAGGTCTTTTGCTTTCTTACGAGTTGGAAAAGATTGATAGTGTGCAAAGGCTCTTGGATTCATTCCTCATGTAGCAGAATAGTTAGAGATTCACCACCCTGATGTTCATTCTGCCTTCCCCAGGTGGCCTGGAGACTGTCTAGgctgtggaggagaaggagcagggagacaTCCCACGTCTTCTCAACCCATCTGAACATCACAGACAGGACACACGTGTCACCTGGAGAGCATCTGTCTGTAGCCCCTGCCTGAAGAAAGAGTCAACTCCCCAGAACCAAAGCAATGCTGGAAGCCAGAGAAGAGGATGTGCAGAGAACTTGCTTTCCATTATCAGGGGAACGTTGGACAGATCTCCTGATTCCTCcatgctgctgtggctgggaaTCACAAGCCAAGAGCCGTGTCCCTTGGCAGGTTGCAAGTGCAGCATTGAGCACTTCCAAAGCTTCAGAGACAGCCACAGAGCAGTCAGCTACAGAAAAGAGAATTCTGGTGCTCTTTACAATGTCTGTTGTGTTCCAGTTGGGGCGTGAAAGGCTGAGGTGGTGTTCATTGCAGTCATTGCATGTTGAGGTGGCAACAACTTCTCAAAAGGCCACAATCagtcttatttttcaaataatattagTAAATATGATGTTTGGTCTGTCTGAGAATGAATGAGGAACGTGAGCAGAACTGCTAACCATAAAAGTTCCTGGACATCTGGAAAGGATTAGTCAGAAGGTGCTTGGGATGAGGAGTTCAGGCAAGTTCAAGAGACACTTACTGTAGATTTGTTTCctcaggaggagggaggaggagggaaagggttggggggaaaagcaggaagaaaggattaaaataaaGCCTAGGCAGGACTGGCAGATAAGGAGAGTGATGAGAAGAGTCGAGTCCTGTGGAGGTGTGAAGTGCAGAAAGGGGCAGCCCCAGAGGCTCTGCTGCAAGAGAAAGCACTGCAGGAAAGCACCTCTGCTCCTCGGCCAGATGTGTCCCCACAACCCACATCTGCAGGGTGAGCAGATTCTGCTCCCCTTGGAGCTCCCCAGCAAGTGAacagggaaagagcagcagtaaagccaagagcagcaaaggaacgctgcagagcaggcaggagcgtgaggagcagagctgtaTGCCCAGCTGATGTTGTTGGGAGAATGTTGGGTTTATTTCCAAATGGATAAGTACTCGTGCAGCCTCTTGGGCCCTGCAGAATCACAAAGGAGTTCTGCTCCAGGCCAAGATGAAAGTCTCAAAGATTAAGCATGAAAACCACAGGGACTTGTGAAACTCGTGCTTGGTTACTAAGTGACTCACTAAGCTTTGTATCATGTATTTCTGCCTCCAACTCACTTTTCACTTACAATCAGGTGCCAAATCCTTTGTCTTTTTCCTACCTGTGGACCCTTGTagtaaatgtgatttttaaaacaggttGAAATCCATGAGCTTATGCTGAAgcttttgggtttcttttgaaAGTCTGGAGTTAGCCACAGCAGGTCCTCATTTCTGAGGCAGAACTGTCAGACTCCACTGCATCAGGAGCTAACTTCCACCCtacatgaaaaaacaaactaagCAGATAGAAGTCAGATGCTCTCTATAAATGTTCATGGGTATTCAAATGTAGTAACTGATTTTAGTTTGTGCTTTCCCTATAAGTGAAGAATAACTATTTTCAAATTAAGTTACCAGGAGGTAAAGCTGCAAATCAAAGCACAAGCTTTGTGTTTCCTGAAAATGTTACTTTAACAAGGTGGCTCCAGCTGCTAACTGTGTTTTATTGCATTCCTGAAAGGCAGATCTCCAGGCGAGAATACTTTAGGAGCATTGCTCCAGAgctcaggtttatttttatggttAGGGGTGTTTCACCAGTTGTTCTCAGAGCCCTCAGCACTGCCCTCACCCCCTGCCCTCAACTGGGACAGCACAGGCTGGACACTCatccctgccccccagccctgatGAGGATtcgctgcaggagctgctgcttttcccctggGACAGCAGCAACATCCCTGAGATCCCACctaacccagccctgcaggctcccaagcatcagaggaggaggagcagcttcCCCACTGGAGTGCTTCCAAGTCAAATGCTTGAAGACCAAGTGCCCACCCTGGCTGTCCCGTGGTGGGGCCTTTGAACCCCCAGATTCCCAGGATCTGCGGCTGGAGGAGCCACGTTCTCGTTAGCAACTGGGGACCCTGGCAGCTGCAACCTCCAGATCCTGGAATGGAGCAGCTCCACAGTTGTATCCAATTAGGGTGCTCTATGGGGAGGTTCAGTCGTGTCCTTCCAGAACAGACAAATGCAGCTGATGACATGGCCTATCAGCCGGCAGCTGTACTGAGGAATTCATTACATCAAATTTCAAGGAGCCCCTCCTTCACCCCACTGCAGCCAGTCGGGTCATGGCCACTTCTATTTAAGATGATctgagaggtcttttccagccttggtgaaAGCCCTCCCAGCAGGGCCGTTGCTAGCCCAGGGATGGATGTCAGCGGGCCAAACACCTGGGAGAAGCCAAAGGGCCACACCAAACTGTTCTGAAGACCTTCCAAGGTGTAAATCCCTGTGTTCCTTCGCAGCCGCGCCGGAGAGAGACAGAGCCGAGGGTGCTGAAGGGCTGCAGGGCGTGTGAACAGCCCTGCCTCCAGGAACACCAGGGCTCCCTGGCCAAGCaagccctcccagcagcagcgcCGGCCCCTGCGGGGACCGCCCCGGCGGGACCCCGCCCCTCCCTGGCGGCTGCTGACGTCACTGCCCGCTGGATGACGTCACTTTTCCTTGCAGCCCAAAGGGCACCTAGAGCAGCTTCCCAGACCCCCAGCTGGGGGATCCCCGGCAGCGCCTCGGCAGGGCAGCAGTGCCCCCGGGCGGCCACGGACCCCCGGGCGGCCACGGACCCCCGGGCCCGGCTTCACCCCCCGGCAGgaagcacagacacacacacagacacagacacagacacacacacagacacacacacacagacacacacagacacccccCTGCCCTCTGTCCACGTGACTCTTTATTTGGTTTTCCCTGAGCagctacattttattatttaacaCCTCACTTAGAGACAGGCACCCTGCTGCTTCTGGGGACGTGGCAGAGCCCAGTGCCACAGCCAGCCAaaggtgtccccagggctgtcagcagctgctgctgccagagtgTGAAGCTTTAAGGCTGTGATGTAGACATGTCCTGCCAGGTGCCAGAGGAGCACACTCTGCCACACGGGGCTctgcctgtgtccctgcagctccatcaTTACACCTTCCAGCCAAGCTTGCTCCTTGCCCctcagtgcagagctggggtgaaAGCAAACACCCTGCTCAAAGGCACTGGGCGCAGAGTCTGCTCTGACATCAGCACCTGAACATCTCCCTGGGGTGGTACCAGCTGCCTGGACCTCGTGTCACTCAcgtgcagcacagctcaggtgAGTCACTCAACATGTTTTTCAGCATACAAAACACCCCTGGCAGGGAGAAGACCCGATGACTCCAGCAGCTGAAGGTGACTCTGCTCCACCCTCGTGGCTTGTGCAGctcagcctcttcaggcactgaaaaTGACCCAGTCCCAGCATCTCCTACTGAGGGCAAGTATCCAAGGCAGCTCCCAAAAGCTTCCTCAGTGCATCCTCCTCCGTGGCCACCTGGGAACACACCAGGCACTCAGGGAAGCTGGTCAGGGTCAGGGCCTCCTGCCCTGTCAGGAGCCTGGcgagcagcacagctcctgctggttGTCCACAAACAGAGAGATCTTCAGAAGTGCGTCTGAGTTGGAAGGAAACAAACACCTCGTGAGGTCAATGCATCGTGCCTGTACTCTGTACCCACAGTAACCTGTTTCtaaaagcaatgaagaaaaacGTAAGTCAAACTGGCTTAGGAGACCAAATGCAGCAGATTCCCAAGCCCTGTGACCCTGTGGGGCCACTGCCTGCcttgctgggctctgctggtgtGTTCCTGACTGACATAGTCCATGAGATCTCAGAGCAGGTCACAGAGACCAGCTGCAACCTGAGCCgggccagcccctgcccccagAGCAGCAAGCCCAGCCCGGGCTGCTAGAGCTGAGCTACCTTCAACTGCATCGTCCCTGTAGCGCTCCAAAATCCTCTCCCAGGTCTGCGGGAGGGCTTCCATCTCGGCCAGGCGGTCACAGCTGACACGGCGAAGGAGCAGGTCGCTCTCCAGGTACCTTCACACCCGGTAAGGACCACAACGAGACACAGGCACCCACCCGCTGCCCGGGGAGCCCGCCCGCCAAGGATACAGGTGCCGGTAGTAGCGCTCCAcgtcctgcagcccctccagcgCCTCGGCCAGCGAGGGGCAGCGCGGCCCGCGCCGCAGGGCCCCCGCCAGCCCCAGCTCCGCCGCCCGCTCCTCGTACAGCCGCCAGACCGCGGCCGCGCCGGCCCCCACCGCGTCCCGCACGGCCCGCAGCTCCGCCCTGCGCGGCAAAGCGGGGCATGAgcggcggccccgcgcccctcGGCCCCGCGCCCCTCGGCCCCGCGCCCCtcggccccgcgccccgcggccCTCGGCCCCGCGCCCCTCACCGCCGCCcgcccagctcctccagcagcgcCTCGGCCGCGCCGCGCTGCTTCCGCCGCAGCCGCTCCCGCAGCTCCGCGAAGGCGCCCAGCGCCGACCGGTCCCAGCCGACCCGCTGCGCTGCCCGCATCTGCGCCGCCAGCCCGGCCAGCGAGCCCAGCAGCGGCGCCCAGGCCGCCAGGGCCGCCCGCCAGGCCGCGTCCTGCCCCGCCACCGCCCGCGCCCAGGCCCGCAGCGCCGCCGCCAGCGCCGCCATGGCGGCCGCCCGGGACCTGCGCTGGCGTCATCGggccgcgccggccccgccgggccgcggGCGCAGAGCCGAGCGCTGATTGGCCGCGGGTGCAGAGCCCAGCGCTGATTGGCCGCGGGTGCAGAGCCCAGCGCTGATTGGCCAGTAGCTGCGGCGGTTGGATTTAAACGCGCGGCGGCGGCGCTTCCggccctgcagccacagcccgccccgctcccggccccgctcccggccccgctcccggccccgctcccggccccgctcagccccgctcccggccccgctcggccccgctcccggccccgctcccggcccgccATGGCTCCCCCGAGGAGGAAGGCTGGCGCGAAGGCGCGCGCTCGGAAGCTGGCCGCCTTCCTGAAGGATTTCGACCGCGAGGGTGGGTGCGGGAGCGGGtgcgggagcgggagcgggcgggctgggccgggccgggccccgcgcgGGCCGGGCTGAGCCGTGTCTGTCCCGTGTCTGTCCCGCAGTGAGGAGCCGGGTGGAGGAGGTGCGGACCAACGGGGAGCGCCTGGTCAAGGAGGCGGAAAACCTTTACAACATCGCGATCCTGCGGCTGCCGCTGGCGCTGCGCGAGCTGAACTGGCTGGACTACTTCGGTgggagccgggccgggctgcggggcgcgCTCTGCTCGCTCAAGCAAGGCGGGCAGTGAGGGGCGCCCGGGCTGTTTGCCGCGGGGCTGGAAGCGCTGCCGCCCGGGGCTCCGGGGGGCGGCTGGTTCGTCCCGCGCCCCGTCGGTGCGTGCGGGACCGGCTGCCCCGCGTCCTGCTGATGCGGTCTTTAATGTTTTCTTGTAGCTAAAGGAGGAAGCAAAAAGGTTCTGGAAGAGGCAGCCACGGTGGGTACCCAGCACTAATATCCGGCTTTTCTGATGCtttgagcagctctgcagcatttaCGGGTTTTTTGTTGGGAACAAAGGGGGTTGCGGCCTGTGGGAGCGTTCCCACAGCAGAACGTCCCTCCTGCTGAGGCAGCAGTTCGAGCTGCCCGCGGGATGCAGCATGGCATTCAtgttctcctgctgctcctcctccctcctcccttacCTGCTTGGTTTTCTGCCCAGACCCCTGAGTGCACACACACTTTTCACcaaactgaagcatttttaagTTGTTTGAGCAGCATGGTGGGGGTGAAGCAAACTTAGAGCTGCCAGGTAAGACACGTGAGTCCAGAATGACACAGAGTTCACGTGTTGTCACCTGCAGAGAAGGCCCCAGTTTGAGCACAATAGGAGGTGTTTTTGCTGTAAAATAACTGGGGATTTGGTTGACAGCTTTGACTTTTCAGAACCATGTGCTACTGAACCCTAACGGTGTCAtgactgtttttaattttaggcAGACTtggaaataacagaaataaacaagttAACAGCAGAAGTTATCCAAACGCCTTTAAAAGTCATCAAGAAAGGTCAGTTTGTTTTAAGCATTGTGATGAATTCAGTGAGTTGGGAGCACATCAGGGTTTACATGCTAAGAATAATAATTCAGTTCTTAGATCCCTCAATGGATgtaaagacaggaaaataatcTTGTGTTTATCCCTACTAGCTGAAGTGGCTCTACTGAATTTTATTAAATCATTCAAAGTAGTGCTGTGTCAACCATTTGGATTTCATTGGGGTTTGGGTTTCAGAAGCAAATTGTTGCCAAAAATGCTTGTAGTTATTGACTGTTCATCTCAGCTGTCAACTTAAAACATAaagttattatttcttttcaacttAGATAACACTTTATCTTTCTAGTGGAAAAATACAAGCAGGTTGCTGAAGCTATTAAAGAAGAAGCAGAACCTCCTTTGCTTCCTgtggcaaagaaagcaagaCATGACAGCCAGTGTCCTTCAGAGCTAGGAGCTGAAAACCTTCACCCGAGGACTGCAAAGGTAAGTGGCTGCTCTTGGTGGTGACTTTCTTCCCAAGATACAAACGTCTTTCTGAGATCATGCCTGTGGTAATGTAACTGTCCAGGATGCTTTGAGGGATACCTGAATTGTTTCCTGGAACATCTGGTGATGGTGGAAGGCTATTTAAGCTTGTTTGATGTTTGCTTCTGGACTCTTGTGCCATAAGAAGGAGCCTGTTGAGCCAAACATTTTGTGTGGAAGCATCAGGTTGTTGTGGTCTCAGCTGTCAAACAAGAGCCAAGTAACTGATTTGGTGAGGAATGTGTGTGTTGCAGGGGAAGGCATCCACTAAAAAGGTGCCAGTGTCCAGGAGCAGACAACCTCCTTCAGCGAGAGGGAAGCGCCTGAGCAAGAGGTGAGAGGGATGGTCTTTtcactgcatttcagaaagagaGTGTTTAGTGAGAATGTAACTCTTACTGGAGTGTGGCTTAGTTGGCCACAGGAACATGTAGTTGTGCCATAGTACAGGCACAGATCAGTGATCTGGAAGGGAATGAAAGATGGGCAACTTCATCTCCTGTGGTCCCTGGCTCTGGGGTTTGCCTTAGATTAGCAGAGCCTCTGGTGTGATGTGGTGATGCCCTCATTCAAGTCTTTAAGATGGTGCTTGtacatttgttaaaatattCTTAGGAGCAGGTTTTTATGTATTTCCCTTTAACAGATCAAGCAGAAACAACTTTATCACTCCAGCTACTGGTAGAATTGTCGATTTCTGTGCTCCAGGAGGCACCTCCATGGTCACACCCAAATTTGATTCCAGGTTTGTGTTCTGTTAAACATCTCTGCTCATCTTCTACATGGGGGAGTCTCTTGCCATTTGCTTTGTACCTGTATCCATCATCTGCTTGTAACCTAATCCTTAGTGGCTCTTTGAACCTGAAATGAAAGACTTTCTTCTTTCGCAATGGAATCGTTTAGCTCTAACTGCTCATTCCAGCCTTTTCAAGACCCCGGGTCTGCGCACGCCCAAAGTGAACGAGCGTGTTTACACCATCTCTGCCAACGGGAGCCCCCTGGCTGACGGCAGCGATGCCTTCATCACCCTCCCTGTGGGAGGAGGGGAGGTACGTGTGAAGCTTTCATCCCTGAATCTGTGCTGAAGGGGGAGCTCGTAACCTGGGGGCCTTACCCCTCTCAAGTCACCTGCTCCTGTCCCTTGAGTGGTGTCGCTGCAGCTCATCAGGGATTGATCTGGCTTAAAAAGAACTTTCAAGAGATTTTCAGTCAGGAGTGAGAGCCATCCAAGCCGGTCACAGTAGAATGTTGTGCATTTAAAGTGGCTTCTGTGGCAGTTGTGTTactgtgctgcagggaaggtgTGAGATCAGCTGCTCCTCAAGTTGAATGTAGTTTTCTGCCTGTACATGATCCCCTATTATACTTggattttatttacttttttaattactacttTTTGCTACTtccacctgctgcagctgaccaaacagaaaacctaagattcagggttttttcccaCAGAGCATTCGTTTAACAGCAAGTGATTTGACCAAGAGGAATCTTCTTCATCTGAACCCAGAGGCCCAAGGAGTTATGAAGCAGCTCTCAGTAAGTCTGCAACCTGTTGTCAGCCCTGACCTGGAGTTATGAGGCAGAGTCCCTGGGAGTACTAATTAACTTCTCCTTTCTAGGTTCGTCTTGCACAGGCCTGCAGTGCAAGGACCCTCAGATGAAACCGGGTGAACGTTGACATCCCTCTGTAAATCTACAGAATCTTACACTTAGGACTGCTACCTTTAGTTCTTGTTCTAATTTTGTCTTCCTTCCATTAATTTACAGAATGGAAGTTAAGATCTAATTTTTCTACCTATAATATGTAATGGGATTAGAAtaaattggggttttttattattcattatttcctttaagGTTGAGACCAAGATACAGTTATCTTGGGCTTGCAGACCAGCAAGCTGGGGAAAGGCTGTTCTGGTGTCTTGCAGAAGCCACAAGCAGTGGACACAAGTGACTGGAGTCCACCCATATCTGCCTGGGCAAGGAAAGCAACAGACCAAATTTGTGGTGGTTCCTTCCAGGAATGTCCTTTCTCTGCAAAAGGTGGTGACTGTCTCAGCCATTGTGTTTGTACCTGGCTTTGAGAGTTTTGTAGTGAACTCAtgcattttactgtttttaaagtAGTAAAAGATCTTAAGTACTTCAGCTGGTCTGTTGCTTAACTAGATGACTGGGAGCAACCTCAGAGCTACAAGAGTGTCTTAATGTGAGAgaactttgcttttccttcaccCCCTTCAAAATCTCCAGGTGAAGCAGGACTGGAACTGAGTATAGACAGGGGAGAAGAAAGCTTGGACTAGTCAAAGCATTGGTTTGCCCTTTCTTCTCACCTAAACTGAGTTGATTCCATTCGTTTCTTTGAAGAGCCATTTCTTTGAGCAGAATGAAAGCTTCCTCAATCATTAAtggcttttttcctgttgcttgtGGAAAACACAGATAAATCTTGCTCTAGTCCAAATTCATAAAAATTCCACTTCAAATGTAGCCTCTTGGGAATGGGTTACTGTATCAATAATGACAGAtgtcagcaggagcagcatCTGGCTGAACACTTCCCTGCAAAATGAAGCAGGGGAGAGAAGTCTTATATTTGCTTCTCTACAACAACTGTCTTGTTTGCAACAgcctggaaaagcagagctctCTGAAGCAGTAGGTTTCTGGGGAAAGGCTGCATAAAGTCTTGAGCTGTAAAAGACTCCTCTCACTCAAAACCCAgggtttcatttttattgtgaaCCTTTGCAGCAGGTTCAGGAGGGGAGAAGCTGTGGAGCCCCTTGGCTCTGGTCAGCTCCCGTTCCTGAAGCATCGTTCTGTATGGATCATACAAATCAGAGTTGTAAGATGGCATCAGGGAGAGACAACCTGATGACACCAACATGAGAACCCTTTAATGGGCATGTTAAGACCATTCAGAGTAAAGAACTTTACTTTTCTAACATGGtctaagattattttttttcctaaaaacaaGCCTATTTCTTTAACTGTTGCAGTGTCCTTTCCAAAGACACCTTTTTGTCCTTGCTTTAAATGTCTTTGAAGTGGCTTATAAACAGGGATGTTGAGACTTCAGGAATTTGTCTAAGTTTGGGAAAATGCTTTTGGCAAAAGCCAAGCCTAGAGCACAatgaagaaaggctggaaaagctctCTCAGTGGTAGGCATTGCTGTAAATCTTAGATGCAGCATGTGGCGTGGGAGCAAGTTTGCAGAACAGCATTCCTACAgcaatttcctttaaaaatcaagcaGGTCACTAGTGCAAGCCTCAACCACACACCATGTGTTTGGAGATTGGGATTTAAGCGGTTTTGGCAGCTTCTAACTCCGAACTGCAGGTGGCAATATTGTAAACTACCGAGCTACAAGTACACTTGCCTTGCTGCCGTTGAGTTCTGTTaacatattaattaaaaaacagttaAGCTGTAAATAAAGCTAACACACTTGGATACAGATGTGTAAGTCTAGATTCTGCTCTAAACATGTCTttaccaggggaaaaaaataactagaaTGGTTAGCTAGCCTCGAGGAGCTGTCGGTGCTGTCTGCTCTTAGGAGCTCCCTGTCAGCCTCTAGGCCCTTCACTGGCATCCTTGCCACTCTGGTCTCTTTAGTGCTGAGGTTTGGTGTTGTGACTTACCAAATCCAGGAAATGTTTTTGCTCGTGCTAGACAGCAGTCCTGTCCCTCTGGGGTCATGAGATGCAGATCCCACTGGGCTGCTCCCCCAGGGCTCTCCAATGCAGACacggcagccccagccctgcacacctGCCTGTGGCAGAGCCAAACCTTTGATTCCAACTCTGTATTTGTGTGGTGTCCATCCCTGGTTCTTCTGGAAGGCCATATTTGGGATGTTATTTGGACTAATGCTCTATTTATGCCTaccaaaaaaaattgcttgtgAAGTAAGGCTTAGCCCCTGGAAGGAGCAGAACCTGCAGGGTTGTGGCTGCACTTGCCTGTCCCTGCGTGGGGTGGCTGtggaggcagcacagctggaggtTCCCCTCTGCAGAggtgctgcccaggcagggcaTTCCCAGGGCAGTGCTCACAGTCAAACTCTCTTTTCTAATTGTCAGTGAGTTAATTGTGTCTGACATGAGTTAAAGCTCCCTGGCAGCTGATAGCTGAACAGATTCATCACCTCAATCCATTTTGTGTGCTGCCTGCACCACGTGCTCCTCTAGACCACGGGTaagcatttttctgcagttttattgCTTGTGTAAATTGTTGGCATCACTTCTGGCCCTTTTGCACAGCACAAGGCAGTTTTTGTTTGACAAAGCTTGAACCTCCCCCTTCAGTTCAAGGATTGCAGGGGCGACACGGGAGCTCGCTGACTTTTTTGTGGATGTGAGAAGGTTTTATGTATGTTGTTTGTGTGCTGGTCTGACTCTGGTCTGAACTGCTCTTTAAGCTGAGTGATGGGTGATGAGATGCAGCAGATTAACATAACTATTgtgtcaggttggaaggggctctGTCTGTCCCTGGCCAGAGCAGTTTAGCTTATGGAAAGAGGCTGAAATTAGTTGGTGTTCTCTGAGGGCTTTTATAGTTCTGGGTAACTACAGCCTTGCAGGGAAAAAagctttcctgccttcctgtcTTGGCCCTCTGGACAGGAGGTCCTGCTGTCAAAGGGCAGGTGCAGCAGGACCCTGGGCGGgtgctcaggagctgcaggatttgtgctgcagctttgctctgGGTGAGAGTTCAGCCCAAATTCATA belongs to Apus apus isolate bApuApu2 chromosome 21, bApuApu2.pri.cur, whole genome shotgun sequence and includes:
- the C21H1orf109 gene encoding ribosome biogenesis protein C1orf109 homolog, with protein sequence MAALAAALRAWARAVAGQDAAWRAALAAWAPLLGSLAGLAAQMRAAQRVGWDRSALGAFAELRERLRRKQRGAAEALLEELGGRRAELRAVRDAVGAGAAAVWRLYEERAAELGLAGALRRGPRCPSLAEALEGLQDVERYYRHLYLESDLLLRRVSCDRLAEMEALPQTWERILERYRDDAVEDALLKISLFVDNQQELCCSPGS
- the CDCA8 gene encoding borealin; this encodes MAPPRRKAGAKARARKLAAFLKDFDREVRSRVEEVRTNGERLVKEAENLYNIAILRLPLALRELNWLDYFAKGGSKKVLEEAATADLEITEINKLTAEVIQTPLKVIKKVEKYKQVAEAIKEEAEPPLLPVAKKARHDSQCPSELGAENLHPRTAKGKASTKKVPVSRSRQPPSARGKRLSKRSSRNNFITPATGRIVDFCAPGGTSMVTPKFDSSLFKTPGLRTPKVNERVYTISANGSPLADGSDAFITLPVGGGESIRLTASDLTKRNLLHLNPEAQGVMKQLSVRLAQACSARTLR